A segment of the Phorcysia thermohydrogeniphila genome:
ATAGTTTTATGGAATCTCCGAGATATATTTCTTCGTCGTCTAACTCTAACTTTTCTATTTCGAGTTCTCTATTCTCTAGAGCCGGCAAATTATGGTCGCCAGCTACAGCAAGGAGTTTCCCTTCCTGACAATTTTCATCGTATAGGTAAGTACGAATGACTCCATAATCTTTCTGGTCTTCTTTGTTATAAATAAAGGAAATGTACCCACTGGTTTCCTCTTCGTGCAAAGTTATAGTTTCTACTTTTCCTACATCATCTATTTTTGCAAAAATGCAAACCTTCCCATCTATAGCTTTATCAGTTTTTATAGTGTATCTTAAATAATACGCTCTCCAATCTATCAAGCATGTAGCTTTTTCTTTACAATTTTGATCTAAACAGATGCTGCTTTCTATTGTAGATTGGAATGCTTTTGTTCTGATAGAGATGAATCCATTCACTGTGTCGGAAGGCTTTCCAAAGGTATCATAAGCCGTAGCCGTCCAGAGGTATGTACCATCTGAATCATAGTTACAGGTCAGAAAGACTTCTGCGTGACCTGTATTAGCACGGAAGGTCTTGCGATTATCAGCTGTTCCGTCTCCGTTGCAGTCAATGGCAACTTCTGAAAGGTTTTCGTCTTTGTCTGAAACGATAAAAGAGAAAATAACTGGTTCATTTGTATAGCCTTTAGATGGAGCAGTTTTAATTTGAATGGAAGGTGGGTGATTAGAGTATTCAAAATAACAATTATGCAGAACTGCTTGGTTATCAAGTGTACATATAATGATTTGGCAAGAACCTGTATCGTTTTCTTTGTTAATAAAATCCTCCTTGAGTTCTATTTCTTTTTCTTCGTTTTTTGTAAGAGATATCTTTTTTTGTTTCCCAAAGTCACACTCATCCTTCCAGAATGATTCATCGCTGCATTGATAAAATATGTTAAATGTAGCGTCTCCTCCATAAGTAGGATTTGTTGTGGTGTTTTGAATTTTTATATGAATGGTATTTGGAGTTATGTATATCTCATCTTCTAATATTTTAGCTCCCCATCCGTTGCTTGTATAGGGAGTTGAGCACTCCTTATAAATAATAGATGCTTTTGTACTGATAGGAATTGAGAGTATTACAACACTTATAATTAAGATTAGCAAATGCACCATGATACTACCCTTGGTGCTTACCGTAATGCTTGGAAACAGATTCTTTCTTCTGCTAAAGGACTCCTCCCCGACAATGTTCCTCAAAATTAACTTATTCCTAATAAATCCCTCTGTCAAGCTCTTTCCCTTATCATCTCCCCGTAATCGTCGTGATTACCTATCCAAACTCAGATGAAGGTATCACCGTCTTTCACCGCAAGAACTCTGTAAGAATCATCTATCCTCATCGACTAAAACTTTCCTACTTTTTTAAAATGTAAAGACGGGTGCCGTGGCTCTTGCTTTAGTAAAGCAAACTGTTTTCTGGCTTTTTCTTTTACATGTTCAGGAAGTTTTTCAAAACACTTCCAAAACCTTGCGGTGGCCACATGCTTCATAATCAGAATATGTCCCTCAAACTTCCGTCCTTCTTTTCTCTTAGAGCTTCTTCAATCAGAAAGTCAAGGACTCCTTCCTGAGAGTCCTTTTCTATTTCCCTATCCCACCTCTTCCAGTAGAGCTCCGTAATCCAGTTTTTTAGTTCTGCAAATTCTTCGGGTGGGAGCTCTTCAACGGCCTTTTTGATTTCTTCCAAAGTCCTCATACAAGGCCTCACAAAAAAATAAATGGTCGGGGCGACCCGATTTGAACGGGCGACCTCTGGCCCCCCATGCCAGCGCGCTACCAGGCTACGCCACGCCCCGACGCATACCAAATATAGGAGTAAAAAAATAATTTTCAACTACTCAATCGTCATTATGGCTTCATCCGGGTTAACGTTGTCCCCTACTTTAACGTAAATGGCCTTAACCGTTCCGCTAATTGGCGCGTGAAGCTCGTTCTGCATCTTCATCGCTTCAACTATCGCAACAACGTCCCCTTCGTTTACCTTGTCTCCCTCTTTAACCTTTATCTCAACTACCTTAGCAGGCATTGGAGAGGTAACGTCTCCCTCTTTTGTTGCCCTCGGACGCTTGGAAGAGCTTGTGAGCTCTCCCTTAATCTCAACCTCTTCGCCGGTTGGAACGACTTCAACGAGAGGCTCAACAACTACTTCCTCAAGTCTTCCGTCAATCTTAATGAAGTAAGGTTTCTTTCCGTCCTTCTTATGTCCAACACCTGCAACTTTAACGTGGTAGCTCTCACCGTGAACGTTGATAATGAACTCTGTAGGAGCAAGGGGTTGAGGGCATCTCTTTTCTTCCTCTTCAACTCCAAAGAACTCCTCGTCTGTAAGTGGAGGAATCTCTCCTTTCTCTACCTTCTCCCTCCACTCAAAGAACTCCCTCGCAACTTTGGGGAAGAGACAGTAAGAGAGAACGTCCTCCTCGCTCCTTGCAAGATCCTTTATCTCTTCCCTGCGCTTGTCAAGCTCAGGCTCTAAGAGGTCTGCAGGACGGCAGGTGATTGGCTCTTCGTCTCCGAGAACCTTCTTGATAATCTCCTCCTTAATTGGAGCTGGCGGTCTTCCGTAGAGTCCCTTAACGTAGTTCTTCGTCTCCTGAGTAATCATCTTGTAGCGCTCACCGGCCAAGACGTTGAGGACGGCCTGAGTTCCAACTATCTGGCTCGTTGGAGTAACGAGGGGAGGATATCCGAGGTCTTCCCTAACTCTTGGAACTTCCTCAAGGACTTCCTCCAGCTTGTCAAGAGCTCCCTGCTCCTTTAGCTGGTTTATGAGGTTAGAAATCATTCCTCCCGGTATCTGGTGCTCAAGGACTGCAGCGTCAACACCTTTAAAGTCTATGTCAAACTTCTTGTACTTCTTCCTAACCTCCTTAAAGTGCTGTGCCATCTTCCTTAAAGCCTTCCTGTCAAGGTTCGCCTCAAATCCAAACTCAGCAAAAGCATAGAGCATCGTCTCAACGGCAGGGTGAGAAGTATCAGAAGCCATTGGAGAAATGGCAACGTCAAATATGTCAGCTCCAGCTTCAGCAGCCTTTAGCTGAGCCATCTCTGCAAGACCACTTGTGCAGTGGGTATGGATGTGAACGGGAAGTCCAACTTCCTCTTTAATCGCCTTGACGAGAGAGTATGCCCTTTCTGGGGAGAGGAGTCCAGCCATGTCCTTAATGGCTATGATGTCAGCTCCCATCTCCTTAAACTCAAGGGCAAGCTCTATGTAGAGGTCCTCTGTGTGAACGGGACTTATTGTGTAGGAGAGAGCTCCCTCTACAATCTTTCCCATCTCCTTTGCAGTTTCTACTGCAACCTCAACGTTCCTCAGGTCGTTGAGAGCGTCAAACACCCTGAAAACGTCTATTCCGTTCTCTGCTGCCTTCCTGACAAAGGCCTTAACGACGTCGTCTGGGTAGTGCCTGTAACCTACTAAGTTCTGTCCCCTAAGGAGCATCTGAAGGCGGGAGTTTGGCATGAGCTTCCTTAAAGTTCTTAACCTTTCCCAAGGGTCTTCCTTTAAGAACCTTAGGCAGACGTCAAAGGTTGCACCTCCCCAGCACTCAACGGACCAGAAACCTGCCTTGTCAATAACTGGAGCTATATCAACCATGTCCTTTGTTCTCATCCTCGTAGCAAAGAGGGACTGGTGGGCATCCCTTAGTGTTACGTCCGTAAACTGTATCTTCCTGCCCATCTATCTTTCCTCCCTTTATTTTTTAAAGCCCGTGGTGGGCGGCTATCGCCGCAGAAAGGGCAAGGGCTATTACCTCTGGGTCTGGCTCTTTGATGAAAGTAAAGTCCTTTATCTTCCTGTCTATGAAGGAAGTGTCAAACTGTCCCTTTACGAACTCGGGGTCGTTAAGGATTTTCTTGAAGAAGGGAATCGTTGTTGGAACGCCTCGGATTAAGAACTCGCCGAGAGCTCTCCTTGAACGCCTTATAACCTCGTCCCAGCTCCTTCCCCAAACAATGAGCTTTGCAACCATGGAGTCGTAGTATGGAGGAATCGTGTAACCTTTATAGACGACGCCGTCAATCCTTACGCCAATACCTCCCGGAGAGTAGTAGGCAGTTATCGTTCCGGGAACTGGAGCAAAGTCCTTAGTTGGGTCCTCTGCGTTTATCCTGAACTGCATGGCAAAGCCGTGTATCTGAACGCTCCTCTGGGAGAAGGAAAGCCCCATACCCGCTGCTATCCTTATTTGCTCCTGAACAATGTCTATGCCGGTAATTTCCTCCGTAATAGTGTGCTCAACCTGAAGCCTTGGGTTTACTTCCATAAAGTAGAAGTTGCCGTACTTATCCATTAAGAATTCCCA
Coding sequences within it:
- the oadA gene encoding sodium-extruding oxaloacetate decarboxylase subunit alpha; the encoded protein is MGRKIQFTDVTLRDAHQSLFATRMRTKDMVDIAPVIDKAGFWSVECWGGATFDVCLRFLKEDPWERLRTLRKLMPNSRLQMLLRGQNLVGYRHYPDDVVKAFVRKAAENGIDVFRVFDALNDLRNVEVAVETAKEMGKIVEGALSYTISPVHTEDLYIELALEFKEMGADIIAIKDMAGLLSPERAYSLVKAIKEEVGLPVHIHTHCTSGLAEMAQLKAAEAGADIFDVAISPMASDTSHPAVETMLYAFAEFGFEANLDRKALRKMAQHFKEVRKKYKKFDIDFKGVDAAVLEHQIPGGMISNLINQLKEQGALDKLEEVLEEVPRVREDLGYPPLVTPTSQIVGTQAVLNVLAGERYKMITQETKNYVKGLYGRPPAPIKEEIIKKVLGDEEPITCRPADLLEPELDKRREEIKDLARSEEDVLSYCLFPKVAREFFEWREKVEKGEIPPLTDEEFFGVEEEEKRCPQPLAPTEFIINVHGESYHVKVAGVGHKKDGKKPYFIKIDGRLEEVVVEPLVEVVPTGEEVEIKGELTSSSKRPRATKEGDVTSPMPAKVVEIKVKEGDKVNEGDVVAIVEAMKMQNELHAPISGTVKAIYVKVGDNVNPDEAIMTIE